CGCATCGAGAGGTGATTTAAACAACCGccatttcgttttcttttcgttgcgCTCAACGGTTACGTCATCATCACACACGCCGCGaagaggcaaaacaaaacgtcacGCACCGTAGCCGGAGTAGAGCataagtttatttttggtCGCGTCCGCGGACAGTGCGGACAGTTTGTGGACGTTTTTGCGCTGCACGCATTCCCGGAGGGGGTTAAGCGCGTTGACCAACGGTGAGTGAGTTACGCGACACTTTCAGCAGAGTGTGCAGTGTGCATCGCAAACACGTGGATCGTACGCTGGAAGTGAAACAATAGCACACAATCGAAACCGGTAGTTTGACCGTGAACCTCCCCAACAAACCGACACATACACattgcgtgtatgtgtgcgtgcgcgttGTTTgcccctgctgctgctgcttcgctgGTGGTGAAAAGGTGAAGCGCGTGTTCGAAGCGCCTTAGCGGTGGTCCCAAGTAGAAAGACTACCTTCGCAACATAAACCAGAGAGCGCTGCATCAACCATCGCACGCGCAAATGTGGAACAAAacgttttggtttttcgttGCGGTACGCGTTGCGTCAGTTTTTCTCGTTGCGAGCTGGTTCGTTCCCGATGAGTACTGGCAAAGTCTCGAGGTGGCCCATCATCTCGCTTTTGGGTAGGTGTGACCCACGCTGGtctctttcgtttcgttataCAAAtactttacctttttttcctttttgctattttcagCTATGGCCACATGACCTGGGAATGGACGGCCGGCATTAGAAGTTACGTGTATCCGGCGCTATTTGCCGGGTTGTACAAACTGTTGGCACTGTTTGGGTTAGACTCGGTGGAATTGCTAACACTGTTGCCTCGCCTATTACAAGCATGTCTCAGCGCGTACGCGGACTACCGTTTCCATGTGTGGTGCAACCGAACCAAATGGTCCACGTTTTTGCTCGCTTCTTCCTGGTGCTGGTTCTATGTAGGATCGCGCACGCTGGCCAACACGCTGGAAACCTCCCTCTCCATGATTGCGCTCAGTTACTTCCCTTGGAGCTCGGAATGTACGCGGTTCTTGTGGCCGGTGGCATTATCCTTCTATCTCCGACCGACTTCGGTCCTCCCGTGGATACCGTTGTGTTTGTATCACATCAAAAAGTCTTCCCATCCGACTTGGGAGCTGCTGCTGAAGCGCTATCTGCTGATTGGCCTGGTGACGGGTGCGCTGTGCGTGAGCGTGGATAGCTACTTCCACGGGACGGTCGTCTTTACGTTCTACGAGTTCCTGAAGTACAACGTGCTGCAAGGTGTAGGAAGCTTCTACGGAGAGCATCCATGGTATTGGTATGTGTATGCCGGGTTGCCGACTGTGCTTGGAATCTGCCTGCTGCCATTCCTACTGGCATCGTACGAAACCCTACGCCATCGAAAGGTGTACAAAGAGCGAGCTATTCTGTTGTTGTCGGTGTTTTTCACCGTGGCGGTGTATTCGTTACTGTCCCACAAAGAGTTCCGCTTCCTGCTGCCAGTGCTGCCGTTGTGTTTGTTCATTACGGTGGATTATCTCGTTCGTTGGAGCCGCAAAGCTTCCAGGTAAGGCGACTGCTGGACCCAAACATACATCGATTTAGTTAACTTAATGTACTATTTTGCAGTAAAATCATTTGGTTTACCGCACTGCTGATCGTGTCAGTGAATGGGTTGATGGCGGGTTATACCGGGCTCGTACATCAGCGCGGCACGATGGACGTGATGCCTTACCTTGCTACCACCGCAAAGGACTATCGGGACGAGTTTAATAATCCCGCCAAAATGTTCTTCCTGATGCCTTGCCACTCGACACCGTTCTACAGCCACGTGCATCAAAATGTGACCATGCGTTTTCTGCGTTGCGAACCAAATCTGACCGACCAGCCGAACTACGTCGACGAGGCGGATCAGTTTTACGCTAATCCGATGAGCTGGATACGCAGGAACTTGCCGGTGCATCCGATCAGCGCTTTACCTACGCACGTCGTTACGTTCGATGTGCTCGAACCGCAAATCAAAGATTTCCTCTCGATTTACCAGGAAAAAGCCTCGTTCTTCCACACTGACTATCCGACGGGACGAGTCGGAGGATATGTGAAGGTGTATGAGCGATTCGATCGGAATGCAGCAGCTGGCACTAGTAGCACCACCACGACCACCCCACCGACCAGAGATCCTTCCCTGGAGGACGATTACGATCCTGAGTACAATCCGTAACGATTCGGACCGGCTAGAATAAGTGCAATCAAACATTAATCGcactggtttcttttttttgctaattttatcATATTTCCCCTAACTAAATTTGTCAATCATGATGCAATGTTTGTGTTCTACGTGCAACGATTAGGTAGGAGCCACAAACGttggttttgaaatattaatttaaaagcgGCTAGACTAACGGCAATCACTCATACGGTGTGGCTAAAAAGTACAAAATGTACtttaattttatgatttcCTATGCAATGTTTTGCGAATTTGTGTAATACTTAGCGTTTAAGTGAAGGTATGTaggcttcctttttttttgtgtcccaATTTAGTTTTACAAAGTAGTTTGATTGGAATTGAGTTCCGTTGCGCGTTTTGCCCTTTCTGTAGCGGtgagagaaatagagagacTAGATGTTTGACTACCACTGCCACACGTTTTACGAGTGAACAATTATAAATTACCCGCGTGTTCTGTCGACAGCCCGTAATCGTTGCTGTCGCTTTACGgacaattatatttttctagggaatgttgtgcaaaacttaataaaattcgattttcTAACTAAATAATATTGCGAtgatattgttttataattttgatatTTCTTTGTTAGTTCACGTGTGCTTTCTAACTGCATAAACATTGTGAACGATCGGGTTATGTGTGTTTCATATGTTTGATCACCTGCACGATCGCGATCACGGTGCATAATTTTCAAATCACATACTTTTCCTTTGATTTTGCAAACACGAAATTGCAACCGTTTATGCCAGCCTTGACGAAGTTTGACAGTTCAGTTTTGCCTGTCTTGCTGCGAGTTTGACGTCCATGATTGCAAACAATTCGTTGGAAAAACGCGCGAAGCTAAAATATGTGTCTACCATCGTTCACTGTTAAAAGTAATTagaatgaatgttttgtgacgatattttaaaagaattgAATTGCTTATAACTAGTGTAGAGTGCACAAGTGTGAACTACGCACGTTTTGTAGCTGTTCCTGTAGCACTTAAGCTAACCGACCGATCGATCCGATCGAAGTTATTGTAATATGGTAAGACTCTCACAACCGCAATATAAGGGACCAAAACGGACACGATCTGCTAAGAAATCATTCTTGTGTTTCAGCCTATGTTTAAAACATCAGCCCTCGATATGTGGAAGCAAGAGGAGAACCGAACCGGGCTGGTGACGTTCTGCAAAGATTTGGATCTTGCGCTCGGTAGTGGCATTTCCGAGGGCATGATCACTGAATTGTGCGGACCTCCCGGTAGTGGGAAAACACAACTGTGGTACGAATTACGCACTGAAGGTTATTAATCTGCTGTGCATTTGAACTGAATGTATCTTCTTTGGCAGCTTGCAGCTTTCGGTAAACGTACAAATACCTCGAAGGCTCGGAGGCTTACAAGGACGAGCTGTTTATCTGGATACTAATTACGGATTTTGTCCACAGCGAGTGCGAGGTAAACAGTTTATTATGATAACATAAACTATACATAAACATCTCCAGCTAATGTTTTGTTACAGAAATGGCCCAAGCATGCCATACCCATTGTACGAACATTGCGCTACTGCACAAGCTGGATCCGGACGAAATTCTGGCCGGCTTTTCGGAAGCGACCGCTCTAGATGGTATCCTCTATTCGCACGTGGCGAATTGTACACAAATTCTGGAAGCAATAGCTATACTGCAGAACAAACTTTACGATGGTGAGAAGGTATGTGTGTTCTATTGTGGtggtttaaaattgtttaatgtttgaacTATCTTGCAGATTAAACTGATCATACTTGATTCGCTTTCGTTTCTCATAAGGAGTACGATCACACGCTCGATGAAGCGCGTCAAGCGTCTCCACGAAATACTTACCCCGTTGCATAAACTCGCCAATAAATTCGGTTGTGTGGTAAGCGTAGAACAAATCCATTTTACCCCTTTCTTTCGAACACGAAATAATAAATCCGTTTCTTCCTGCTTCCCCATCGGAAGGTTATTGTCACGAACGATGTGACGACACGCATTTCGGATACGGACAGTTTCGAACGTACGGAAGCACCGCAGATAGTGGCCGCACTGGGTGGCAGCCACACGCACAAGATTAATCAGCGAATACTTCTCGGACGAGATGAAAGCAACTACGATTCCCATACCGAACACCAACCAAGCTATGTGGCGTCCATAGAAAAAGGACACTTTCTGCCACACATTACGGTACCGTTTCGTATCGAGACGGCGGGCATTAGAGGTATCAACAAGCGAGCAATTTAAAAGCAACGGATAAACGATTCCGCAAAAGAGCATGAGAAACATTTATTAATGCACTGGGTGAGTGACCTTAAGCTATCAAACCGGTGCAGACCCTGAAACTTTGCAGAGATGAATCTCCCAAAACAGGCGGACCACAACGTGATTCAATAGGATGTTAGCGTGACTAACACATCACGATAGTCACCGCTCAGATCGTCCTGAAAGGAGTAAAAGTTCGTTCAACAATCGATTTGGTGCTGTGCGGTGCTGCACATGAAATTGTGGGCGAGGGACCAATTGACGTAAAGGTAGGAAATTATGACACACATTATTCTACCACTCTGTACCTgtttagcaaacaacaaagcacGATTGTTATGGATTGTCTTTTATAATTAGCTCTGCATTATAACCAACGAGTATTAACGTTTTCACATCATCAAACACACGGAAGGCGCAAGGAATGTTTTGAGAAGTAGCTGTTGTGCTCTACACCATAATAAGAGTAGCAGTGTTTTACGTCGAACTCTTAGCAAACCGTTAGTGCACTCGAATACATCGGGAATGAGGGAGATATGATTTAATAAGTGGCAAGCTCAGCAAGCAAGTTGCCTAGATCACTTCCAATATCGTCCTGGAAGAAGAGAGATTGGAGAACAAAGCGCACGTTTAGTTTCGCTATCCGGTGGTTTGTTAGATTGTTGTTGCGTGTATTGATTAGTTATCGAACGCCAATATTAAATGTGATGTCCATGATTAACATTAACGACAAAACAAGAGATACTTTATAGTAAACATCAATTATATTTATCCAATAACATGTGAATTGCTTTGACATTCGTGTTACACTTTAAAAAACCGTGTGCGGCGATAAAATCACAATGAACCAAAAAggcaaaccccaaaaaaagggc
This region of Anopheles marshallii chromosome 2, idAnoMarsDA_429_01, whole genome shotgun sequence genomic DNA includes:
- the LOC128709894 gene encoding GPI mannosyltransferase 3, which produces MWNKTFWFFVAVRVASVFLVASWFVPDEYWQSLEVAHHLAFGYGHMTWEWTAGIRSYVYPALFAGLYKLLALFGLDSVELLTLLPRLLQACLSAYADYRFHVWCNRTKWSTFLLASSWCWFYVGSRTLANTLETSLSMIALSYFPWSSECTRFLWPVALSFYLRPTSVLPWIPLCLYHIKKSSHPTWELLLKRYLLIGLVTGALCVSVDSYFHGTVVFTFYEFLKYNVLQGVGSFYGEHPWYWYVYAGLPTVLGICLLPFLLASYETLRHRKVYKERAILLLSVFFTVAVYSLLSHKEFRFLLPVLPLCLFITVDYLVRWSRKASSKIIWFTALLIVSVNGLMAGYTGLVHQRGTMDVMPYLATTAKDYRDEFNNPAKMFFLMPCHSTPFYSHVHQNVTMRFLRCEPNLTDQPNYVDEADQFYANPMSWIRRNLPVHPISALPTHVVTFDVLEPQIKDFLSIYQEKASFFHTDYPTGRVGGYVKVYERFDRNAAAGTSSTTTTTPPTRDPSLEDDYDPEYNP
- the LOC128708815 gene encoding DNA repair protein RAD51 homolog 3-like; protein product: MFKTSALDMWKQEENRTGLVTFCKDLDLALGSGISEGMITELCGPPGSGKTQLCLQLSVNVQIPRRLGGLQGRAVYLDTNYGFCPQRVREMAQACHTHCTNIALLHKLDPDEILAGFSEATALDGILYSHVANCTQILEAIAILQNKLYDGEKIKLIILDSLSFLIRSTITRSMKRVKRLHEILTPLHKLANKFGCVVIVTNDVTTRISDTDSFERTEAPQIVAALGGSHTHKINQRILLGRDESNYDSHTEHQPSYVASIEKGHFLPHITVPFRIETAGIRGINKRAI